The sequence below is a genomic window from Bacillota bacterium.
GGGCGACCCGCTCGTGCGGCGTGGCCGCCAGGAGGGGCAGGCCGGGGCGGAAGCGGGCGATGGCCCGGGCGGTGTGGCCCGAGGCGGTCGCCGTGAGGATGGCCGCCGCTCCGAGCCTGGCGGCGACGGCGCAGACGGCGCGGCTGATGGCGTCGGTGACCCCGGTGTCCTCGCCCCCCACCGTCTTCTCCAGGAAGGCCTGGTGATCGAGGGCTGTCTCGGCCCGTTCGGCGATGCGAGCCATGGTGGCCACCGCTTCCACCGGATGCCTGCCGATGGCCGTCTCGGCCGAGAGCATCACCGCGTCGGTCCCATCGAGGATGGCGTTGGCCACGTCACTGGCTTCGGCCCGCGTCGGGACGGGCTTTTCGACCATCGACTCAAGCATCTGAGTGGCCGTGATGACCGGCTTCCCGGCCGCCCTGGCTTTGGCGATCATCGACTTCTGGAGGAGCGGCACCTCTTCGGCGGGAATCTCGACGCCGAGGTCGCCGCGGGCGACCATCAATCCATCGGTGGCTTCCAGGATGGCCTCGAGGTTGGCCAGGCCGTCGGCGTTTTCGATCTTGGCGATGACCGGCTGGTCCCCGCCGATGTCGGCGATGGTCCGTTTGATCTCCCGGACGTCTTCACCCCGGCGGACGAAGGAAGCGGCGATGTAGTCGATCCCGGCCCGCACGGCGAAGGCGATGGCCAGACGGTCCTTCTCGCTTAGGGCCGGCAACCCGAGGCTGGCCCCGGGGAGGATGAGCTTCTTCCCGTCCAAGAGATGACCGCCGGCGAGGACCCGGGCGACGACCACCGGCCCCTCCACCCTGACGGCCTCGAGGACCAGGTTGCCATCGTCCATCAGGATGCGCTGCCCGGGGCGGACATCGCCGGCCAGTCCGGCGTGGTCGGTTCTGACCGTCAGAATGGCCTTCGGTGACGCGGGTGCGGGCCCGACGGGGGACGGCGCGGCCGCCGGACCCGCGGCCGCCGGGACGAAGGCCAACTCCTGCCCGGCGACGATGTCCGCCCCGCCGGCGGGAAGGCCGGAGGTACGGACCTCGGGCCCGGCGATGTCGGCGATGGTCGCCAGACGCACGCCCAAGGCTTCGGCGGCCCGCCTGGCTGCGTTCAGCCTGGCCTGGTGTTCTTCGTGGCGGCCGTGGGCCAGGTTCAGGCGGACGACGTTGAGCCCGGCCCTGAGCATGGCCTCCAGCGTCGACTGATCCTGGCTCGCCGGCCCCAGGGTGGCGATGATCTTGGTGCGATGCACCCGGACCCCTCCTCACGTGGATCGCAACCTAAGCAAACAAAAACAGACGTCTGACGACGCCTGCGGTCGGTCGGCTCTCACCCCGCGGTGGCGGCCCGATCCATCCGGGCCACGGCTTGGCGCCGCCGGCCCTACCGGCCGAGGACGCTGAACAGGATGTCATGGGCT
It includes:
- the pyk gene encoding pyruvate kinase → MHRTKIIATLGPASQDQSTLEAMLRAGLNVVRLNLAHGRHEEHQARLNAARRAAEALGVRLATIADIAGPEVRTSGLPAGGADIVAGQELAFVPAAAGPAAAPSPVGPAPASPKAILTVRTDHAGLAGDVRPGQRILMDDGNLVLEAVRVEGPVVVARVLAGGHLLDGKKLILPGASLGLPALSEKDRLAIAFAVRAGIDYIAASFVRRGEDVREIKRTIADIGGDQPVIAKIENADGLANLEAILEATDGLMVARGDLGVEIPAEEVPLLQKSMIAKARAAGKPVITATQMLESMVEKPVPTRAEASDVANAILDGTDAVMLSAETAIGRHPVEAVATMARIAERAETALDHQAFLEKTVGGEDTGVTDAISRAVCAVAARLGAAAILTATASGHTARAIARFRPGLPLLAATPHERVARRLTLVWGVQPVIIPPITDTDAMLTAAVDRSLAAGLIKKGDTVVITAGVPVGVPGSTNLLKVQVVGEGAVARR